From Cheilinus undulatus linkage group 17, ASM1832078v1, whole genome shotgun sequence, one genomic window encodes:
- the ogdhb gene encoding 2-oxoglutarate dehydrogenase, mitochondrial isoform X1: MHRIRTTVSRLRPLTAAQTAQSRSQHRLLATKGGLRTFQPLRHLNTSVASEPFLNGTSSNYVEEMYYAWLENPRNVHKSWDIFFRNANAGVPPGSAYQSPPPLGTSQGLTSIQALVGAQPNVEKLVEDHLAVQTLIRAYQVRGHHIAKLDPLDISCVDFDDTPCAVGFQNVELSHYKDGLCDLTPRGVYGLTESDLDKVFRLPTTTFIGGNESALPLREIIRRLETAYCQHIGVEFMFINDLDQCQWIRQKFETPGVMQFNLEEKRTLLGRMIRSTRFEEFLQRKWSSEKRFGLEGCESLIPALKTIIDKSSQSGVESVIMGMPHRGRLNVLANVIRKELEQIFCQFDSKLEAADEGSGDVKYHLGMYHKRMNRVSDRQITLSLMANPSHLEAVDPVVQGKTKAEQFYCGDTEGKRVMSILLHGDAAFAGQGIVYETFHLSDLPSYTTHGTVHVVVNNQIGFTTDPRMARSSPYPTDVARVVNAPIFHVNADDPEAVMYVCNVAAEWRNTFHKDVVVDLVCYRRNGHNEMDEPMFTQPLMYKQIKKQKGVLKMYAEKLIAEGVVTAQEYEEEVARYDKICEDAYTRSKDEKILHIKHWLDSPWPEFFTLDGQPRTMSCPPTGISEEDLCNIGNIASSVPEKDFTIHGGLSRILKGRVNMVDQRVCDWALGEYMAFGSLLKEGIHVRLSGQDVERGTFSHRHHVLHDQNVDKRICIPMNYISPDQAPYTVCNSSLSEYGVLGFELGYAMSSPNALVLWEAQFGDFHNTAQCIIDQFISSGQAKWVRQNGIVLLLPHGMEGMGPEHSSARPERFLQMCNDDPDVFPKLTDDFAVHQLYECNWIVVNCSTPANYFHALRRQILQPFRKPLIVFTPKSLLRHPEAKSSFDEMLPGTSFQRVIPDGGPAASSPEKVRRVVFCTGKIYYDLTRERKNRGMDDTVAIIRIEQLSPFPFDLVKAEVDLYPNADLVWCQEEHKNQGYYDYVKPRIRTTINRSCPVWYAGRDPAAAPATGNKHTHLTELQRLLDTTFDFDAFSGKI; this comes from the exons TCCTGGGATATTTTTTTCCGTAATGCTAACGCCGGGGTTCCCCCTGGTTCGGCCTATCAGAGCCCTCCTCCCCTCGGGACTTCTCAGGGACTAACCAGTATCCAGGCTCTGGTGGGAGCTCAGCCCAACGTGGAGAAACTGGTGGAGGATCATCTAGCAGTACAAACACTTATAAGAGCTTACCAG GTACGAGGACACCACATAGCCAAGCTGGACCCCCTGGACATCAGCTGTGTAGACTTTGACGATACACCGTGTGCTGTTGGTTTCCAGAATGTTG AGTTGTCTCATTATAAGGATGGTCTGTGTGATCTGACTCCCAGAG GTGTGTACGGGCTGACAGAGTCTGACTTGGATAAAGTTTTCCGTCTTCCCACTACGACCTTTATCGGAGGCAATGAGAGCGCTCTGCCTCTCAGAGAGATCATACGGCGCCTGGAg ACGGCGTACTGTCAGCACATCGGTGTGGAGTTTATGTTCATTAATGACCTGGATCAGTGTCAGTGGATCAGACAGAAGTTTGAGACTCCAGGAGTCATGCAGTTCAATCTGGAGGAGAAAAGGACGCTACTGGGCCGAATGATCCGATCCACCAG GTTTGAGGAGTTCCTGCAGAggaagtggtcatcagagaaacgATTCGGTCTGGAAGGCTGCGAGTCGCTCATCCCGGCCCTAAAGACGATCATCGACAAGTCAAGTCAGAGCGGAGTGGAGAGTGTGATCATGGGGATGCCTCACAG AGGGAGACTGAATGTTCTCGCCAATGTGATCCGGAAGGAGCTGGAACAAATTTTCTGCCAGTTCGACTCCAAACTGGAGGCTGCAGACGAG GGTTCAGGAGATGTGAAGTACCACCTGGGGATGTATCACAAGAGGATGAACCGCGTCAGCGACCGTCAGATCACGCTGTCCCTCATGGCAAACCCGTCTCACCTGGAGGCGGTGGACCCGGTGGTTCAGGGGAAAACCAAAGCGGAGCAGTTTTACTGCGGGGACACAGAGGGCAAGAGG GTGATGTCTATTCTGCTTCACGGTGACGCTGCGTTTGCAGGCCAAGGGATCGTTTACGAGACGTTTCACCTGTCTGACCTGCCGTCATACACCACGCACGGCACGGTTCATGTGGTGGTGAACAACCAG ATTGGTTTCACCACAGACCCCAGGATGGCTCGTTCCTCTCCGTACCCCACAGACGTCGCTCGAGTCGTCAACGCTCCCATCTTCCACGTCAACGCAGACGACCCTGAGGCCGTGATGTACGTGTGTAATGTGGCGGCCGAGTGGAGGAACACTTTCCATAAAGACGTGGTCGTAGATCTG GTGTGTTACAGAAGAAACGGCCACAATGAGATGGACGAGCCGATGTTCACTCAGCCGCTGATGTACAAGCAGATCAAGAAGCAGAAGGGGGTTCTGAAGATGTATGCAGAAAAACTTATTGCGGAGGGAGTTGTAACAGCACAGGAGTATGAG GAGGAAGTAGCGAGATATGACAAAATCTGCGAGGACGCCTACACTCGCTCTAAAGACGAGAAGATCCTGCACATCAAACACTGGCTGGACTCACCGTGGCCAG AGTTTTTCACTCTTGATGGACAACCAAGAACAATGTCCTGCCCTCCCACCGGCATCAGTGAAGAAGACCTCTGCAATATTGGAAACATCGCTTCCTCAGTCCCAGAGAAAGACTTCACCATACACGGAG GTTTAAGTCGCATCCTGAAGGGCAGAGTAAACATGGTGGATCAGAGAGTTTGTGACTGGGCTCTGGGTGAATATATGGCCTTTGGGTCTCTGCTCAAAGAAGGGATCCACGTTCGGCTCAGTGGGCAGGATGTGGAGAGAGGAACATTCAG CCATCGTCATCATGTTCTTCATGACCAGAACGTCGATAAGCGGATCTGCATCCCCATGAACTACATCTCCCCTGATCAGGCTCCATACACCGTCTGCAACAGCTCTCTGTCAGAGTATGGAGTTCTGG GTTTTGAGCTAGGATATGCCATGTCCAGTCCCAACGCTCTGGTTCTGTGGGAGGCCCAGTTTGGAGATTTCCACAACACGGCTCAGTGTATCATCGACCAGTTCATCAGCTCAGGCCAGGCCAAATGGGTCCGACAGAACGGCATCGTGCTGCTGCTTCCTCACGGCATGGAGGGAATG GGTCCTGAGCACTCGTCTGCCCGCCCTGAGAGGTTTCTACAGATGTGCAACGATGATCCTGATGTTTTCCCT AAACTGACGGACGACTTTGCCGTTCATCAGCTGTACGAATGCAACTGGATCGTCGTCAACTGCTCGACTCCTGCGAACTATTTCCACGCCCTCCGCAGACAAATCCTGCAGCCTTTTAGGAAGCCT CTGATAGTTTTCACTCCCAAGTCTCTGCTGCGCCATCCTGAAGCCAAGTCCAGCTTTGATGAGATGCTGCCAG GAACAAGCTTTCAGCGGGTAATTCCAGACGGCGGCCCTGCAGCCTCCAGCCCAGAGAAGGTGAGGAGAGTTGTTTTCTGCACTGGAAAAATCTACTACGACCTGACCAGGGAACGCAAGAACAGAGGAATGGACGACACGGTGGCTATCATCCGTATAGAGCAG CTGTCACCGTTTCCGTTCGATCTGGTGAAAGCCGAGGTGGATCTGTATCCAAACGCTGATCTGGTTTGGTGTCAGGAGGAGCACAAGAACCAGGGATACTACGACTACGTCAAGCCCCGAATCCGCACCACAATCAACCGCAGCTGCCCCGTCTG GTACGCTGGTCGAGATCCTGCAGCCGCTCCGGCCACTggaaacaaacacactcacCTCACGGAGCTGCAGCGTTTACTGGACACCACGTTTGATTTTGACGCTTTCTCAGGGAAAATCTAA
- the ogdhb gene encoding 2-oxoglutarate dehydrogenase, mitochondrial isoform X2 gives MHRIRTTVSRLRPLTAAQTAQSRSQHRLLATKGGLRTFQPLRHLNTSVASEPFLNGTSSNYVEEMYYAWLENPRNVHKSWDIFFRNANAGVPPGSAYQSPPPLGTSQGLTSIQALVGAQPNVEKLVEDHLAVQTLIRAYQVRGHHIAKLDPLDISCVDFDDTPCAVGFQNVGVYGLTESDLDKVFRLPTTTFIGGNESALPLREIIRRLETAYCQHIGVEFMFINDLDQCQWIRQKFETPGVMQFNLEEKRTLLGRMIRSTRFEEFLQRKWSSEKRFGLEGCESLIPALKTIIDKSSQSGVESVIMGMPHRGRLNVLANVIRKELEQIFCQFDSKLEAADEGSGDVKYHLGMYHKRMNRVSDRQITLSLMANPSHLEAVDPVVQGKTKAEQFYCGDTEGKRVMSILLHGDAAFAGQGIVYETFHLSDLPSYTTHGTVHVVVNNQIGFTTDPRMARSSPYPTDVARVVNAPIFHVNADDPEAVMYVCNVAAEWRNTFHKDVVVDLVCYRRNGHNEMDEPMFTQPLMYKQIKKQKGVLKMYAEKLIAEGVVTAQEYEEEVARYDKICEDAYTRSKDEKILHIKHWLDSPWPEFFTLDGQPRTMSCPPTGISEEDLCNIGNIASSVPEKDFTIHGGLSRILKGRVNMVDQRVCDWALGEYMAFGSLLKEGIHVRLSGQDVERGTFSHRHHVLHDQNVDKRICIPMNYISPDQAPYTVCNSSLSEYGVLGFELGYAMSSPNALVLWEAQFGDFHNTAQCIIDQFISSGQAKWVRQNGIVLLLPHGMEGMGPEHSSARPERFLQMCNDDPDVFPKLTDDFAVHQLYECNWIVVNCSTPANYFHALRRQILQPFRKPLIVFTPKSLLRHPEAKSSFDEMLPGTSFQRVIPDGGPAASSPEKVRRVVFCTGKIYYDLTRERKNRGMDDTVAIIRIEQLSPFPFDLVKAEVDLYPNADLVWCQEEHKNQGYYDYVKPRIRTTINRSCPVWYAGRDPAAAPATGNKHTHLTELQRLLDTTFDFDAFSGKI, from the exons TCCTGGGATATTTTTTTCCGTAATGCTAACGCCGGGGTTCCCCCTGGTTCGGCCTATCAGAGCCCTCCTCCCCTCGGGACTTCTCAGGGACTAACCAGTATCCAGGCTCTGGTGGGAGCTCAGCCCAACGTGGAGAAACTGGTGGAGGATCATCTAGCAGTACAAACACTTATAAGAGCTTACCAG GTACGAGGACACCACATAGCCAAGCTGGACCCCCTGGACATCAGCTGTGTAGACTTTGACGATACACCGTGTGCTGTTGGTTTCCAGAATGTTG GTGTGTACGGGCTGACAGAGTCTGACTTGGATAAAGTTTTCCGTCTTCCCACTACGACCTTTATCGGAGGCAATGAGAGCGCTCTGCCTCTCAGAGAGATCATACGGCGCCTGGAg ACGGCGTACTGTCAGCACATCGGTGTGGAGTTTATGTTCATTAATGACCTGGATCAGTGTCAGTGGATCAGACAGAAGTTTGAGACTCCAGGAGTCATGCAGTTCAATCTGGAGGAGAAAAGGACGCTACTGGGCCGAATGATCCGATCCACCAG GTTTGAGGAGTTCCTGCAGAggaagtggtcatcagagaaacgATTCGGTCTGGAAGGCTGCGAGTCGCTCATCCCGGCCCTAAAGACGATCATCGACAAGTCAAGTCAGAGCGGAGTGGAGAGTGTGATCATGGGGATGCCTCACAG AGGGAGACTGAATGTTCTCGCCAATGTGATCCGGAAGGAGCTGGAACAAATTTTCTGCCAGTTCGACTCCAAACTGGAGGCTGCAGACGAG GGTTCAGGAGATGTGAAGTACCACCTGGGGATGTATCACAAGAGGATGAACCGCGTCAGCGACCGTCAGATCACGCTGTCCCTCATGGCAAACCCGTCTCACCTGGAGGCGGTGGACCCGGTGGTTCAGGGGAAAACCAAAGCGGAGCAGTTTTACTGCGGGGACACAGAGGGCAAGAGG GTGATGTCTATTCTGCTTCACGGTGACGCTGCGTTTGCAGGCCAAGGGATCGTTTACGAGACGTTTCACCTGTCTGACCTGCCGTCATACACCACGCACGGCACGGTTCATGTGGTGGTGAACAACCAG ATTGGTTTCACCACAGACCCCAGGATGGCTCGTTCCTCTCCGTACCCCACAGACGTCGCTCGAGTCGTCAACGCTCCCATCTTCCACGTCAACGCAGACGACCCTGAGGCCGTGATGTACGTGTGTAATGTGGCGGCCGAGTGGAGGAACACTTTCCATAAAGACGTGGTCGTAGATCTG GTGTGTTACAGAAGAAACGGCCACAATGAGATGGACGAGCCGATGTTCACTCAGCCGCTGATGTACAAGCAGATCAAGAAGCAGAAGGGGGTTCTGAAGATGTATGCAGAAAAACTTATTGCGGAGGGAGTTGTAACAGCACAGGAGTATGAG GAGGAAGTAGCGAGATATGACAAAATCTGCGAGGACGCCTACACTCGCTCTAAAGACGAGAAGATCCTGCACATCAAACACTGGCTGGACTCACCGTGGCCAG AGTTTTTCACTCTTGATGGACAACCAAGAACAATGTCCTGCCCTCCCACCGGCATCAGTGAAGAAGACCTCTGCAATATTGGAAACATCGCTTCCTCAGTCCCAGAGAAAGACTTCACCATACACGGAG GTTTAAGTCGCATCCTGAAGGGCAGAGTAAACATGGTGGATCAGAGAGTTTGTGACTGGGCTCTGGGTGAATATATGGCCTTTGGGTCTCTGCTCAAAGAAGGGATCCACGTTCGGCTCAGTGGGCAGGATGTGGAGAGAGGAACATTCAG CCATCGTCATCATGTTCTTCATGACCAGAACGTCGATAAGCGGATCTGCATCCCCATGAACTACATCTCCCCTGATCAGGCTCCATACACCGTCTGCAACAGCTCTCTGTCAGAGTATGGAGTTCTGG GTTTTGAGCTAGGATATGCCATGTCCAGTCCCAACGCTCTGGTTCTGTGGGAGGCCCAGTTTGGAGATTTCCACAACACGGCTCAGTGTATCATCGACCAGTTCATCAGCTCAGGCCAGGCCAAATGGGTCCGACAGAACGGCATCGTGCTGCTGCTTCCTCACGGCATGGAGGGAATG GGTCCTGAGCACTCGTCTGCCCGCCCTGAGAGGTTTCTACAGATGTGCAACGATGATCCTGATGTTTTCCCT AAACTGACGGACGACTTTGCCGTTCATCAGCTGTACGAATGCAACTGGATCGTCGTCAACTGCTCGACTCCTGCGAACTATTTCCACGCCCTCCGCAGACAAATCCTGCAGCCTTTTAGGAAGCCT CTGATAGTTTTCACTCCCAAGTCTCTGCTGCGCCATCCTGAAGCCAAGTCCAGCTTTGATGAGATGCTGCCAG GAACAAGCTTTCAGCGGGTAATTCCAGACGGCGGCCCTGCAGCCTCCAGCCCAGAGAAGGTGAGGAGAGTTGTTTTCTGCACTGGAAAAATCTACTACGACCTGACCAGGGAACGCAAGAACAGAGGAATGGACGACACGGTGGCTATCATCCGTATAGAGCAG CTGTCACCGTTTCCGTTCGATCTGGTGAAAGCCGAGGTGGATCTGTATCCAAACGCTGATCTGGTTTGGTGTCAGGAGGAGCACAAGAACCAGGGATACTACGACTACGTCAAGCCCCGAATCCGCACCACAATCAACCGCAGCTGCCCCGTCTG GTACGCTGGTCGAGATCCTGCAGCCGCTCCGGCCACTggaaacaaacacactcacCTCACGGAGCTGCAGCGTTTACTGGACACCACGTTTGATTTTGACGCTTTCTCAGGGAAAATCTAA
- the ogdhb gene encoding 2-oxoglutarate dehydrogenase, mitochondrial isoform X3 produces MFINDLDQCQWIRQKFETPGVMQFNLEEKRTLLGRMIRSTRFEEFLQRKWSSEKRFGLEGCESLIPALKTIIDKSSQSGVESVIMGMPHRGRLNVLANVIRKELEQIFCQFDSKLEAADEGSGDVKYHLGMYHKRMNRVSDRQITLSLMANPSHLEAVDPVVQGKTKAEQFYCGDTEGKRVMSILLHGDAAFAGQGIVYETFHLSDLPSYTTHGTVHVVVNNQIGFTTDPRMARSSPYPTDVARVVNAPIFHVNADDPEAVMYVCNVAAEWRNTFHKDVVVDLVCYRRNGHNEMDEPMFTQPLMYKQIKKQKGVLKMYAEKLIAEGVVTAQEYEEEVARYDKICEDAYTRSKDEKILHIKHWLDSPWPEFFTLDGQPRTMSCPPTGISEEDLCNIGNIASSVPEKDFTIHGGLSRILKGRVNMVDQRVCDWALGEYMAFGSLLKEGIHVRLSGQDVERGTFSHRHHVLHDQNVDKRICIPMNYISPDQAPYTVCNSSLSEYGVLGFELGYAMSSPNALVLWEAQFGDFHNTAQCIIDQFISSGQAKWVRQNGIVLLLPHGMEGMGPEHSSARPERFLQMCNDDPDVFPKLTDDFAVHQLYECNWIVVNCSTPANYFHALRRQILQPFRKPLIVFTPKSLLRHPEAKSSFDEMLPGTSFQRVIPDGGPAASSPEKVRRVVFCTGKIYYDLTRERKNRGMDDTVAIIRIEQLSPFPFDLVKAEVDLYPNADLVWCQEEHKNQGYYDYVKPRIRTTINRSCPVWYAGRDPAAAPATGNKHTHLTELQRLLDTTFDFDAFSGKI; encoded by the exons ATGTTCATTAATGACCTGGATCAGTGTCAGTGGATCAGACAGAAGTTTGAGACTCCAGGAGTCATGCAGTTCAATCTGGAGGAGAAAAGGACGCTACTGGGCCGAATGATCCGATCCACCAG GTTTGAGGAGTTCCTGCAGAggaagtggtcatcagagaaacgATTCGGTCTGGAAGGCTGCGAGTCGCTCATCCCGGCCCTAAAGACGATCATCGACAAGTCAAGTCAGAGCGGAGTGGAGAGTGTGATCATGGGGATGCCTCACAG AGGGAGACTGAATGTTCTCGCCAATGTGATCCGGAAGGAGCTGGAACAAATTTTCTGCCAGTTCGACTCCAAACTGGAGGCTGCAGACGAG GGTTCAGGAGATGTGAAGTACCACCTGGGGATGTATCACAAGAGGATGAACCGCGTCAGCGACCGTCAGATCACGCTGTCCCTCATGGCAAACCCGTCTCACCTGGAGGCGGTGGACCCGGTGGTTCAGGGGAAAACCAAAGCGGAGCAGTTTTACTGCGGGGACACAGAGGGCAAGAGG GTGATGTCTATTCTGCTTCACGGTGACGCTGCGTTTGCAGGCCAAGGGATCGTTTACGAGACGTTTCACCTGTCTGACCTGCCGTCATACACCACGCACGGCACGGTTCATGTGGTGGTGAACAACCAG ATTGGTTTCACCACAGACCCCAGGATGGCTCGTTCCTCTCCGTACCCCACAGACGTCGCTCGAGTCGTCAACGCTCCCATCTTCCACGTCAACGCAGACGACCCTGAGGCCGTGATGTACGTGTGTAATGTGGCGGCCGAGTGGAGGAACACTTTCCATAAAGACGTGGTCGTAGATCTG GTGTGTTACAGAAGAAACGGCCACAATGAGATGGACGAGCCGATGTTCACTCAGCCGCTGATGTACAAGCAGATCAAGAAGCAGAAGGGGGTTCTGAAGATGTATGCAGAAAAACTTATTGCGGAGGGAGTTGTAACAGCACAGGAGTATGAG GAGGAAGTAGCGAGATATGACAAAATCTGCGAGGACGCCTACACTCGCTCTAAAGACGAGAAGATCCTGCACATCAAACACTGGCTGGACTCACCGTGGCCAG AGTTTTTCACTCTTGATGGACAACCAAGAACAATGTCCTGCCCTCCCACCGGCATCAGTGAAGAAGACCTCTGCAATATTGGAAACATCGCTTCCTCAGTCCCAGAGAAAGACTTCACCATACACGGAG GTTTAAGTCGCATCCTGAAGGGCAGAGTAAACATGGTGGATCAGAGAGTTTGTGACTGGGCTCTGGGTGAATATATGGCCTTTGGGTCTCTGCTCAAAGAAGGGATCCACGTTCGGCTCAGTGGGCAGGATGTGGAGAGAGGAACATTCAG CCATCGTCATCATGTTCTTCATGACCAGAACGTCGATAAGCGGATCTGCATCCCCATGAACTACATCTCCCCTGATCAGGCTCCATACACCGTCTGCAACAGCTCTCTGTCAGAGTATGGAGTTCTGG GTTTTGAGCTAGGATATGCCATGTCCAGTCCCAACGCTCTGGTTCTGTGGGAGGCCCAGTTTGGAGATTTCCACAACACGGCTCAGTGTATCATCGACCAGTTCATCAGCTCAGGCCAGGCCAAATGGGTCCGACAGAACGGCATCGTGCTGCTGCTTCCTCACGGCATGGAGGGAATG GGTCCTGAGCACTCGTCTGCCCGCCCTGAGAGGTTTCTACAGATGTGCAACGATGATCCTGATGTTTTCCCT AAACTGACGGACGACTTTGCCGTTCATCAGCTGTACGAATGCAACTGGATCGTCGTCAACTGCTCGACTCCTGCGAACTATTTCCACGCCCTCCGCAGACAAATCCTGCAGCCTTTTAGGAAGCCT CTGATAGTTTTCACTCCCAAGTCTCTGCTGCGCCATCCTGAAGCCAAGTCCAGCTTTGATGAGATGCTGCCAG GAACAAGCTTTCAGCGGGTAATTCCAGACGGCGGCCCTGCAGCCTCCAGCCCAGAGAAGGTGAGGAGAGTTGTTTTCTGCACTGGAAAAATCTACTACGACCTGACCAGGGAACGCAAGAACAGAGGAATGGACGACACGGTGGCTATCATCCGTATAGAGCAG CTGTCACCGTTTCCGTTCGATCTGGTGAAAGCCGAGGTGGATCTGTATCCAAACGCTGATCTGGTTTGGTGTCAGGAGGAGCACAAGAACCAGGGATACTACGACTACGTCAAGCCCCGAATCCGCACCACAATCAACCGCAGCTGCCCCGTCTG GTACGCTGGTCGAGATCCTGCAGCCGCTCCGGCCACTggaaacaaacacactcacCTCACGGAGCTGCAGCGTTTACTGGACACCACGTTTGATTTTGACGCTTTCTCAGGGAAAATCTAA